The Deinococcus hopiensis KR-140 sequence GGCAGCCCAGCCGTCCAGAAGGGCACCAGATCACGCTCAGGCGTTGAGAAAGCGGCCAGGCTGCTGGACCTGAAAACGAGGCGTTGCCCATCCCACTGACCTGCGTGACCGTTTCTCTCGGTCGAGGCCAGTGGCGGGGAAGCCAGGTCCTCACGGGGGGTTGCCCTTCCGAGGTGTCGTGTTCCCTCACTTCCGACCTCACCCGTCCAGGCGCTGCACGCTGCTGCCCGCCACGCTCTTGGTGACGATCAGGCGGCTGGGCAGGCGTTCAGAAAGGCTTTCCACGTGCGTGACCACGCCCACCATGCGGCCCTGGGTCCGCAGGTTTTCCAGGGCGTTGGCGACGGCTTCCAGCGCCTGCGGGTCCAGGGTGCCAAAGCCCTCGTCCAGAAAGAGCGCGCCCAGCATCTTGTTGCCCGCCAGGTAATCGCTCAAGGCGATGGCGAGCGACAGGCTGGCGAGGAAGGTCTCGCCACCCGACAGGGTCTTGACCGCCCGCGTCTCGCCCGCGTTCCACAGGTCCTGCACGACGTACTCACCGCCCTCCAGCGCGAGGCGGTAGCGCCCGTCGCTGATGTCATAGAGCAGGGCGCCCGCGCCGGTCAGCAGCCGCGCCTCGACTTCCGAAAGCAGGAACTGCTGGAATTCATTGGCCTTGAGGCTGTTCGTCAGGGTCTGCCAGGTGTCCAGCTGGGCGGCCAGGTCTTTCGCCTGCGCCTCGAGCTCGGCCTTGCGGGTCAGGCGTTGGCGGGCCACGCGCTCCTGCTCGGCCAGCGTTCCGGCCCGTTCGCGCGCTGTGCCCAGCGCCGCGTCGGTGGCGATCAGGTCCCGCTCAGCTTGGCGGAGTTGCGCGGGATCGAAGGGTTCCACGCCCAGTTGCCGCTCCAGCTCCCCGAGTTGCGCCCGCAGTTGCTCCACCTGCGCGCCGTGCGTGCGTGCCGCTCCCTCCAGTGCGGCGATCTCAGATTCGGGGAGGGCGGCGGCGCGCGCCTGGGCCGCGTTGAGTTCCAGTTCGTCCAGCACCTGCGAGAGACGGGCCTGCGCCTCCTGCGCCTCGCGCATGCGTTCCTGTGCGGCCTTGCGGGCGGAGGCAAGGGTGGCCTGGGTGGCGGAATGGGCACTCTGGGTGCGGGCGAGGCCCGCCTGCGCTTCGCTCAGGCGGGCGCGAACCACCTTGACCTCTGCCAACATCCTGGCGCGCTCGCGTGCCGGATCTGCGCCCGCTCCGCGCACCCGCGCTGCCAGCCCCGCCACCAGCCGCAGGGTCAGATCATGGGGATCGCCGGAGATGTGGCCCTCGAGCTGCCGCAGGTCTGCCTCGCGCTGGGTAAGCCCTGCTTCCCAGTCGCGCAGTTCCCCCGCGCGGGCCACGGTGGATTTCTTGAGGCTGACGAGTTCCAGGCCGATTTCCTTGTAGCGCAGCCGGCGGCCTTCCAGCGCGGCTTGCAGAGCGGCAGCGCGCGTTTCCAGGGCCGTCACATCCACCGGAGGCGCTTCGGGCAGCATCTGCACCACGCCCTCGCAAAGCGGGCAGGGTTCCCCCACGTGCAGGTGGGCGCGGTAGGCCGCGAGACCCGCTTCCAGCCGGGCCGCCTGAACCTCGGCCTGGGCCTGGTCCAGCGCTGCTTTTGCCGCCTTGCCCTCGCGTTCCACGCGGCCCTGTTCCTCCTTGAGGGCCTCCAAACCCTCGAGTTCGGCTTGCTGGCGCAGGCGGTCCGCTTCGAGGGCAGCCTTCTGCGTTTCCAGCAACACCCGCTCCTGCCGCAGTTTGTCGAGTTTCTGGACGTTTTCCCGGGCGGTAAAGAAGGTGTCCTCGTCCCAGGGCAGGGGCTGGGCGTGCGTGCTTTGCGGTGTACCCCCCGCCCGGCGCAGGCGGCCCAGATCGGCCTCTGCCTCCCTCAGCGTCTCGGCGCGGGCTTCGAGGGCGGGGATCTGCTGCTCGGCCTGCGTTGCCGCCTCCAGGGTGGCGAGGGCCGCCTCTACCCCCTTGCGGGCCTGGAGTTCTGCCCCGGCGGCTCCCCCGGCGGCGCGTTCCTCGCGTTCGGCGGCTATGCGGGCGCGTTCCGCCGCGTCGAGCAGGGGCAGCACCCTGGCCACCCGGCGGGCCCGCTCGGCCCGCGCGGCACCCTCGCGCACGGAGGTGGCCCGGGCCTCCAGAGCCGTCAGCCGCCGCGCGGTGTCTTCGCGCCGGTTCCACACGCCTTCCAGCAGGCGCAGACGGTTGACCAGTCCTTGCAAGTGCTCGCGCGCGTCGGTCAGGCGCTCGGCCTCGGCGTCCACCGCCTCTCGTTCGGCGCGCAGGGCCTTTACCGCTTCCGGCGTCACCGCTGCGTATTCGCCTTCCAGTAGCGCGTGCAGGCTGCCCAGCTGGTGCTTGAAGCCCTTGGCCCGGTCCCCGGCGAACGCGTGCATGGCCTTCACGTGGTCCAGGCCCATGAGTTCGCCCAACAGCGCCTGCCGCTCCTTGCCCGTGCCGTGCAGCAGCCGGGAGAACTCGCCCTGCGGCAGCAGCACGCTCCGCACGAAGGTCTTGAAATCCAGCCCCACCGCCTTCGTGATGCGCTCGCCCACAGCCCGCGCGCCACCGTCGCTGAGGTTGATCCACCGCTCGCCGTCAAGCCGTTCCAGCCGCACCTCGTTCTCGGCCTGCTTGCGGCCCTTCGAGCGCGCCACCCGGAACGTCTCGCCGTTCACCTCGAAGGTGAGGCCGACCGACAGCCCCCGCTCGCCCTGGGAGATGAGCGCGTCCAGTCCAGTGGCCCCCAGCCGGGGCGTGGTGCCGTACAGCGCGAAGGTCATGGCGTCCAGCAGGCTCGACTTGCCGCTGCCCGTCGGCCCGACGAGCGCGAACAGTTCCAGGTCGCTGAAGTCCAGCACCGTATGCTGCCGGAACGCGGTAAAGCCATGAAGTTCGAGGGAAAGGGGCTTCATGGGCGGGTCCCCCGCCCGCAGGAGAGGGCAGAGGGCAAGAGGCAGGGGGTGATTTCCGCCCTCGCTCCAGCCTGTGCTTTTTCTGCCCTCTGCCCTTTACGCGCTGCTCTTCGCCTCACACTGCTTCCTCCCCCGCCCCCATGTCCGCTTCCCGGAAGGCCGCGCGCAGGTCCTCCGGAAGCTCGCCCCGGCGTTCGCGCCAGAACTGCTCGTACAGTTCCGGGAGGCTCAGCCCCTCGCGCCGCAATTCGGGCTGGGCGAGGTCCTCTTGTAAGGCTTCGAGCTCGACGGCCAGCGTGTTGGGGACCAGGCGCAACACGCGGTCCTTGAGGCCAGGCATGGCGGTTCCGGAGGGCGCGCGCACGACGACTTTGACCAGGCCGGTAAAGCCCGCCAGGCCCGCCAGGCGCGGTTCCAGCTGGTCCAGATTCACCTTCACCGTCCGCAACTCGCGCCCACTGGCGAGGGGAACGGCGGTCACGCGGGCGGGACGTCCGGCCTCCACCTCAACGAGGTTGACCTGCTTCTTCTCGCCCGCTTCCCCAAAGTCGAGCTGAATGACCGAGCCCGGGTAATGGGCCAGGGGCATGTCGCTGGACTGCTGCGGTTTGTGGACGTGCCCGAGCGCCACATACTGCGCGCCCGAGGGAAGTTGCAGCGGCGAGAGCGTGTAGGCGTTGAGCAGGTCGAACTGCATGGTGCGCTCGCTGCCGCTGGGCACCGCGCCGTCCATCGTCGCGTGGGCCATCAGCATATTCACGCTGCCGCCCCGGAAGCCTTCGGCCAGCTTGCGCAGAAAAAAGCCCATGCCCTCGCGGTACTTCTGCCGCCAGCTGCCCACATCGCCGCCCATCACGTCCGCCGCCTTCACCAGCCGCCGCTCGGACAGAAAAGGCAGCGCCCCCACCGTCAGCGTCTCGCCGCCGCGCGTCTCCACGGTGCGGATCAGGTCCAGCGGATTGGTCGTCGGCTGCGCCACGAGCTGTACGCCCACCCAGCCCAGCAGTCCGGCAAACCCCTGAAGCCGCGCCGCACTGTCGTGGTTTCCGGCAATCACAACGGCGGGAATGGAGGCGTCGCGCAGGCGCAGGAAGAAATCGAACACCGCGCCCTCGGCCTCTGCTGACGGGTTGACCGTATCGAACAGGTCCCCGGAGACGAGCACGGCGTCCGCACGTTCGCTGCGGGCCAGCGCGGCAATTTCGGTCAGGGCTTCGTGCACCTCAGGCGTGCGGTCAAAGCCCCTCAGATTCCGCCCAGCGTGAAAATCGGCGGTGTGGAGTACGCGCATGACGGAAAAAATAGCATGCGGCGGGCGCAAAAGGGCGCAGCATCGGCGTTATGAGCGGCCCGGCGTTCCGGCGCATGAGCGCCGAGGAATACTTTCCGCGCCGGGTCTGGTCGCCCGGTCAGGCAGGCAGCAGCAAGGCGCACGCCAACACCATTCTGAACGTGCTGTTTCGCTCGCGTCCCGAGGCACAGCGGCGCGGCTGCCGGGCCTTTGCAGCGAGATGAAGCTGAAAATTGAGGGACGCAACAGGGATGACTCCCCGACGTGATGGTGGCGTGCGGTCCAGAGACGGACGACGGGTATTCCGAGATCTCGCCCTCCCTTAGGCCTACCTGATCGCCAAGCAGGCCGAGCGGCAGGTCTACGGCCGGCAGGGGAAGGCGTGGGTGCTGACGGAGTGCGAGAGAAAGGTTACGCTGCCATGCCTGGGCATGGGGCGCTCGCTGGGTGAGGTGGAACGGAGGGTGCTGGAACACCAAGGCGGATTGCTGCTGAGATTGACCTTGTGTGGCGCGCAACCTCGCTCCGGTGATCCCCACATGCTGTCCGGCCGGGCATGGGGGAGCAGCGCTGCGTCCAACAGCCTTCTTCGGAGTTGCTTTCCGCATGGGAACCACGCTCCTCATGGCGCCGCGAGAGTCCTGCCCCGTTCCCCCGCCCCATTCTGCTCATGACATAACTGCCCGCACCGCGCTATCCTTTCCCCGATGACCGCCGCCCCTCCCACCGAGCCTTTTCGCGTGACCGGGGGCGTGAACCGGGTCCGTTACCGCGCCGAGAGCGGTTTTACCGTCATGACCGCGCGCCTGCGCAACAGCGAGGGCGAGGACCCCGACGCCACCGTGATCGGCGTGATGCCGCCCCTGGAGGCCGGGGACACCTTCAGCGCTGACGTGCTGATGGAAGAACACCGCGAGTACGGCTACCAGTACCGCGTGCTAAACATGGTCCTTGAGGCCCAGCCTGCAGACCTGACCGAAGAGGGAGTCGCCGCCTACCTTGAAGCCCGCGTGGGTGGCGTGGGCAAGGTGCTCGCCGGACGCATCGCCAAAGCCTTCGGCCCCGCCACCTTCGACGTGCTGGAACAGGACCCCGAGAAGCTCTTGCGGGTCCCTGGCGTCACGCAAAGCACCCTGCACAAAATGGTGTCGAGCTGGTCCCAGCAGGGCCTCGAGCGGAGGCTGCTCGCGGGTTTGCAGGGCCTGGGCCTCTCCATCTCCCAGGCGCAGCGGGCGGTAAAGCACTTCGGGGAGGCGGCGCTGGAGCGGCTGACCGCGGATCTCTTCGCGCTGACCGAGGTGGAAGGCATCGGCTTTCTTACCGCTGACAAGCTGTGGCAGGCGGGGGGCGGAGCGAACGACGATCCCCGCCGCCTGACGGCCGCCGCCGTGTACGCCCTTCAGCAGGCGGGACAGCAGGCCGGGCACTCCTACCTGCCGCGGGACCGGGCCGAACGCGGCGTGCTGCACTACACCCGCGTGTCTTTGGAACAGGCCCGCCTCGCCGTGGACACGGCCGTCGAACTCGGCCGCCTGTGCGACGATCCCACCGCCGAGAACGTGAGCCGCATCTACCTGCCCCACGTCCTGAAGGCCGAGAAGAAACTGGCGAAGCTGGTCCGTACCCTCCTCGCCACGCCGCCCGCCGGGGACGAGTGGATGGTGCCAGCCGGAGCCGCAAAAGGGCTGTCGGACGAACAGGCCACCGTGCTGGACCTGCTTGACGAACACCGCCTCGTGGTGCTGACGGGCGGCCCCGGCACCGGCAAAAGCACGACAACGCGCGCGGTGGCGGACCTGGCGGAAAAGCTCGGGCTGGAAGTTGGCCTCTGCGCACCTACCGGCAAGGCGGCGCGCCGTCTGGGCGAGCTCACCGGCCGCACCGCCTCCACCATCCACCGCCTGCTGGGGTACGGCCCCGTAGGCTTCCGGCACAACCACCTCGAACCCGCACCCTATGACCTGTTGATCGTGGACGAGGTGAGCATGTGCGGCGACGGGCTGATGCTCTCGCTGCTCAGCGCCGTTGCGCCGGGGGCGCGGGTGCTGCTTGTGGGCGACACCGATCAGTTGCCTCCGGTGGACGCGGGCCTGCCCCTCCTCGCCATCACCCAGGCTGCGCCCACCGTGCGCCTGACCACGGTGTACCGCCAGGCCGCCGAGAATCCCATTATTCGCGCCGCCCACGGCCTGCTGAACGGCCAGGCCCCGGCATGGGGCGATCCCCGCCTCGGGCTCACCGAAACGGAGCCGGATGTGGGCGCGCGCCGGGTTGCCCTGATGGTCCGCGAACTCGGCGGCCCCGGCCAGGTTCAGGTCCTGACCCCCATGCGAAAGGGGCCGTTGGGCGTGGAAACGCTCAACACCCACCTCCAGTCGCTCTTCAATCCCGGCCAGGGGGGTGTCCGCATCGGCGACGGCGAGGTCCGGCCCGGTGACGTGGTGGTGCAGACCAAAAACGACTACACCAACGAGGTCTTCAACGGCACGCTGGGCCTGGCGCTGAAGATTGACGGGAGCCGCCTGACCGTGGACTTCGACGGCAACGTGGTGGAGCTGGCCGGGGCAGAACTGTTTAACCTGCAACTGGGCTACGCGCTGACGGTACACCGCGCCCAGGGGAGCGAGTGGGGCACCGTGCTCGGCGTGCTGCACGAGGCCCACATGCCCATGCTCTCGCGCAACCTCGCTTACACCGCCCTCACCCGCGCCCGCGAGCGTTTCTACGCGGTGGGGTCGGCCTCAGCGTGGCAGAAGGCAGCGGGCCGCCAGCGCGAGGAGCGGAATACAGCGCTGCTGGAGCGGATTCGGGAGCGTTAGGGAGCGCGTCGGGCCACCTCGGGACGCAGGGCTGACAGGACCGGCGCTCTTCCAATTCGGGAACGGGTTGGACGAACACGACGCCCGCTGGCAGCGCGAGTGCCCTGCTGTTCCTCCGCCGGACCGGCACTGGCCCGACGCCTCCCCTCCGCGGTGCCCATGCTGCGGGCGTGACCTCGCTGCCCGTCCCTACCGCCCCGCCGCGCCTCTTGGCCTTCGCGGGAGTGGGGATTTTCCTGCTGCTCGGCATGATCTATCCCATTTTGGGTCCGGCGCTGCCTGGCCTGAGTGGACAGTTTGGACTGAGCGCCAAGGGAGCTTCCCTGCTGCTGAGCTTCAATTCGGCCGGGGCTTTTGCCAGCGTGCTGCTGGCGGGGGCCTGCCTGGGGCTCACCTGTGCGCCTTCCTTTGCCCTCGCGCTTGCAGCCGCCCTGCTGCTGGAGCTGGGCTTCGGGATTTTGGACGTGACGATCAACGTGTGGGTGTCCACGGGTTACGGCGAACGCAGCGCCTCGGTCCTGAACCTGCTCAGCGCGAGCACCGCGCCGACGCGGTGCTCGCGCCTCTGGCCGTGGGGCTGGCGGACGGGGACTTCCACCAACCGCTGCTGGGGTGCGCCGTCCTGGCTGCCCTGCTGCTTCCCGTGGTTCTGGTCTTGCGCGCCGTGCCCACCATGCCGGTGCCTGTGGAGGAGACGGCCCCGGGTGGACGCGCCCGATTGCTGCTGTTCGGGTTCGTGGCCCTGTTCTTCACCTACGTGGGCCTGGAGGGGGGCGTGGGGTCCTGGGAGGTGACCCACCTGAAAGACGCGCTGGACATTTCGACGGCCAGCGCGGCGCGGCTCACCGCCCTGTTCTGGGTCAGCTTCACCGTGGGGCGGCTGGTTTCGGCGGCGCTGGCCCTGCAGATGCCCCCCGCCCGCCTGGTAACCGGCGCGCTGGTTCTGGCCGCCGTCAGCCTGGCCCTCGCCACTGTGCCCGGCGCTGCGCCTCTGGCCTACACCCTCGCCGGGCTGTTTCTCGCGCCCGTGTTTACCACCGGGCTGGTGTGGCTGACCCGGACGGTCCCCGGTCGCGGGGCCACCACGCTGGTCTTTGCCAGTGCATTTCTCGGCCCGGTGCTGTTTTCGCCTGTGGTGGGGGCGTTCAAGGACGCTTACGGCTCGCCTGCCATTCCCGTCACGCTGCTGGGGATCACGCTGCTGTGCTTGGCCGTGGCGGCAGGGCCAGGGCGAGCAGTTCACACCTCTCGAGAACGGGCCGGATAACCCCCGCGCTCACTGCTGTGGCCGGGCCGCACCTTCAATTCCGGGCGGACATGGTGGGCCGCGTGGTTGGCGGTGATGGCCGCCTGGGCGAATGCCACCGAGAGCAGCTTGAAGTCGTCCCCGGAGCGGGCCAGGTCCCCCACCACGTACACGCCGGGGAGGGTTGTCGCGCCCGCCGCGTCTCCCGGCACGTACTCGCCGTCCCAGCCCAGCGGCCACATCAGCAGGGGCGAGAGGTCCGGCAGGTAGCCGTTGAGGACGAATACGGTACCGGCGTCAACGGTCTGTAGCTGACCGTTGACCGTAAGTTCGGCGCTCTTTGATGTCAGGCGTTCCAGAACGGCAGGGGCCAGGACGCGAAGTTGCCCTGAGCGCCGCGCCTCCTCCAGTCGGGCGAGGCCCGCTCGATCCCCCCGGAACCCTGCTCTGCGGTGGGTGAGCGTCACTTCAGCTCCCGCCTCCGCGAGTTCCAAAGCCGCGCGGGTGGCCTGTGGAACGCCGCCCACCACCAGCACGCGCTTTCCGCTGAACGTCCCGGGATTCGGCAGATCGGTCCGCACATCGGGATGTGTTTCCGCACCCGGGATTCGCGCCTCGCGTGGCAAGAGGGCCCCCATTCCCGCCGCCAGAATCACCGCTCCCGCCGCATACTGCGTCCGGTCCGTTCCGACGAGCCACCCGCCCGCTCCACTCTCCCTTAAGCTGCGGGCCACTTCACCCGTCCGGATGTCAATGCCGAGTGGACCGAGTTGCGCCAGCAGCGCCGCCACGAGGTCTGCGGCCCTGGTTCGGGGTGAGCCGGGCACGTCGTACACCGTCTTGTCGGGGTACAGCGCCGTCAGTTGCCCGCCCACCTCACCGCGCGCTTCGAGCACCCGCACGCTCAGCCCCCGCCATCCGGCGTAAAAGGCCGCGTGCAGCCCGGCCGGACCGCCGCCGATGACCAGAATGTCGCTGTGGGGGAGAGGGGTCATGCGGGGAGTATGGCAAAGGGCCGGGGGTCCCTTTGCCATACTCCCCTGCGCTCAGCCCTCGGCTACTTCCGGCGGTGCGTCAGCATCTCGTGCTTGTGGACCACCTTGGCGCGTGGGCGGCCCACAGCCTGCCCCTGGGCAAGTTCGTGGGCGTCCAGCACCTGCCAGTCGTGGAAGGTGTACACGTTCACGCCTTTGCCGCGCAGCAGGGCGTCCACCGTTTCCCGGCCCGCCTGGGATGCGGGCAGGAAGGCCCCAGCCTGGGCGTCGCTCAGCAGGTGGGCCACCGTGTCCACCGCGTCCTTGCGGTTGGTGCCCACCACGCCGCTGGGGCCGCGCTTGATCCAGCCCGCTGTGTACTCGCCGGGGCGGCCCGTCACGCGGCCTTCCTCGTTGGGAATCACGCCCTTTCTCTCGTCGAAGGGCACGCCGGGCAGGGGCACGCCCTTGTAACCGATGGAGCGCAGCACCATCTGCACGGGCAGCGTCTCGTACTCGCCCGTGCCCACCGCGTTGCCCTGGTCGTCCAGGCGGTTGCGCTCGATTTTCAGGCCGCCCACGTTCCCCTCGCCGTCGTCCAGAATCTCGACGGGCGATACCAGAAAGCGCAGGTGGATGCGCCGTTCTTTGCCCTCGGGCTCGCGTCCGGCAAAGTCGCGCAGCACTTCCAGGTTCTTCTTGCGGGTGTTGTCCGTGATGGCGGCCTCAGTGGACGGGTCCACTGCAATTTCCACCGGCTTCACGATGGGGTCTGCGCTTTCCAGTTCCCCAAACTCGCGCAGTTCCTTGGTGGTAAAGGCGGCCTGAACCGGACCGCGCCGTCCCAGCACCCACACGTCTTTGACGTGGCTGTGTTTCAACGCGTCCAGCGCGTGCGCCGCAATGTCCGAGGAATGCAGTTCCCCCACCGTCTTGACCAGAATGCGGCTCACGTCCAGCGCCACGTTGCCCACGCCCACCACCGCCACGCCCGACGCGTGCAGCAGCATGTCGCGCGCCGCCGCGTCGGGGTGGCCGTTGTACCAGGCCACAAATTCGGTGGCGCTCATGCTGCCTTTCAGGTCCTCGCCGGGAATACCCAGGCGGCGGTCCGAGGAGGCCCCCACGGTGTAGACCAGCGCGTCGTAGTGGACGCGGGCCTCCTCGTAGGTGAGGTCGGTGCCGAATTCCACATTGCCCAGAAACCGCACGCGGGGATCCGAAAGCACCCTCTCGAAGCCCTTGGTCACGCTCTTGATGGTGAGGTGATCGGGCGCGACGCCGTAACGCACCAGGCCGTAGGGGGTGGGCAGGCGGTCAAACACGTCCACCTCCACGGGCAGGGTGGCCTGTTTGGTCAGCGCCTCGGCGGCGTAGATACCGCTCGGACCACTGCCGATCACCGCGACGCGCAGGGGCCGTTCGGGGGAGAAGGTGGTCTCGGGCGTCGTCTCGGGCTGTGTCATCAAGAGGAAGTGTATAGGGGACACCAAGTCTGCAACAGGCCAACCCGTGGAGGGGGTGTCACGGAGAGGGGCACCTGTCCAGGCAGCGAGAACGCCGCACGCTCAGAACAAACGAGAAGCCGCCCGGCGAGAACCGGGCGGCCTGCGGAAGACGGGGCTTTACGCGGCGGCGATGTCGGCGAGGGTCTTCTCGTTCTTGAGGGTGATCTTGCCGTAGCCGGCGCTGATCACGCCCTCGCGGCTGAGCTCGCCCACCACCTTGGTCACCGTCTCGCGCACCGAACCGACCGCGGCGGCCAGCTCGTCGTGGGTGGCGTAGATCATCGTCTCGCCCGTACCGAGCTGCGTGGCGAGGGCGGTGTCCTTGAGCTCCAGCAGCTCGCCCGCAATGCGCGCACGCAGCCGCTTACCGACGAGACGGTAGATGCTCTCGTAGGCGCGTTCCAAGGTCTTGACCAGATGGGTGGTCACGACGAGGTTGTCCTCGGCGGTCATCAGGGCAGGGTTGATCACGTCCACCGTGGAATCGGTCACGGCCTCGGCAAAGTAGGCGCGGTTCACGCCCGCCAGGGCTTCCTCGCCGAAGTATTCGCCGGGCTTGACGTAGCGCAGGGTCAGCCCATTGCCGTCGTCGTCCATGGTATGGATGCGGACCAGGCCCGAGGACACGCGGTAGAGCATGTCGCTCTTGCCGGGGTACAGGATGACCGCGCCGGGGCGGTAGGTCACGGTGTCCACGAATGTCTTGGTCAGAGAGGAGTTGGGGTGCGTCATTTGGCTCGCCTCCTGGGCGTTGGAATCGGGTTTGCCAGGACTATCCCGGCTTGAATCACAGTGTAACCTATACCCTGAGTTTTGTAAACACTTTTGTTTCTTTAAACCATCTTTAGCTTACGAAGTCCTGTTTCAAAGTGGAGGACGTCAACTCGCTCCACATCGAAGAAAATCCTGGTGGCCCGGGTTGGCAAAACCTCAGCGGCCCCTCATGGTCATGTCCGTCTTCGGAAGCCGCTCTAAGAAGGTGTATGCGCGCGGTACCTTTCCGGATCATCCGTTCCCTGGGCTCCGCTCCGGCGCTTCCACGCCTCTCCATCACCATTTTCCCGCT is a genomic window containing:
- a CDS encoding AAA family ATPase — its product is MKPLSLELHGFTAFRQHTVLDFSDLELFALVGPTGSGKSSLLDAMTFALYGTTPRLGATGLDALISQGERGLSVGLTFEVNGETFRVARSKGRKQAENEVRLERLDGERWINLSDGGARAVGERITKAVGLDFKTFVRSVLLPQGEFSRLLHGTGKERQALLGELMGLDHVKAMHAFAGDRAKGFKHQLGSLHALLEGEYAAVTPEAVKALRAEREAVDAEAERLTDAREHLQGLVNRLRLLEGVWNRREDTARRLTALEARATSVREGAARAERARRVARVLPLLDAAERARIAAEREERAAGGAAGAELQARKGVEAALATLEAATQAEQQIPALEARAETLREAEADLGRLRRAGGTPQSTHAQPLPWDEDTFFTARENVQKLDKLRQERVLLETQKAALEADRLRQQAELEGLEALKEEQGRVEREGKAAKAALDQAQAEVQAARLEAGLAAYRAHLHVGEPCPLCEGVVQMLPEAPPVDVTALETRAAALQAALEGRRLRYKEIGLELVSLKKSTVARAGELRDWEAGLTQREADLRQLEGHISGDPHDLTLRLVAGLAARVRGAGADPARERARMLAEVKVVRARLSEAQAGLARTQSAHSATQATLASARKAAQERMREAQEAQARLSQVLDELELNAAQARAAALPESEIAALEGAARTHGAQVEQLRAQLGELERQLGVEPFDPAQLRQAERDLIATDAALGTARERAGTLAEQERVARQRLTRKAELEAQAKDLAAQLDTWQTLTNSLKANEFQQFLLSEVEARLLTGAGALLYDISDGRYRLALEGGEYVVQDLWNAGETRAVKTLSGGETFLASLSLAIALSDYLAGNKMLGALFLDEGFGTLDPQALEAVANALENLRTQGRMVGVVTHVESLSERLPSRLIVTKSVAGSSVQRLDG
- a CDS encoding metallophosphoesterase family protein, which produces MRVLHTADFHAGRNLRGFDRTPEVHEALTEIAALARSERADAVLVSGDLFDTVNPSAEAEGAVFDFFLRLRDASIPAVVIAGNHDSAARLQGFAGLLGWVGVQLVAQPTTNPLDLIRTVETRGGETLTVGALPFLSERRLVKAADVMGGDVGSWRQKYREGMGFFLRKLAEGFRGGSVNMLMAHATMDGAVPSGSERTMQFDLLNAYTLSPLQLPSGAQYVALGHVHKPQQSSDMPLAHYPGSVIQLDFGEAGEKKQVNLVEVEAGRPARVTAVPLASGRELRTVKVNLDQLEPRLAGLAGFTGLVKVVVRAPSGTAMPGLKDRVLRLVPNTLAVELEALQEDLAQPELRREGLSLPELYEQFWRERRGELPEDLRAAFREADMGAGEEAV
- the recD2 gene encoding SF1B family DNA helicase RecD2; translation: MTAAPPTEPFRVTGGVNRVRYRAESGFTVMTARLRNSEGEDPDATVIGVMPPLEAGDTFSADVLMEEHREYGYQYRVLNMVLEAQPADLTEEGVAAYLEARVGGVGKVLAGRIAKAFGPATFDVLEQDPEKLLRVPGVTQSTLHKMVSSWSQQGLERRLLAGLQGLGLSISQAQRAVKHFGEAALERLTADLFALTEVEGIGFLTADKLWQAGGGANDDPRRLTAAAVYALQQAGQQAGHSYLPRDRAERGVLHYTRVSLEQARLAVDTAVELGRLCDDPTAENVSRIYLPHVLKAEKKLAKLVRTLLATPPAGDEWMVPAGAAKGLSDEQATVLDLLDEHRLVVLTGGPGTGKSTTTRAVADLAEKLGLEVGLCAPTGKAARRLGELTGRTASTIHRLLGYGPVGFRHNHLEPAPYDLLIVDEVSMCGDGLMLSLLSAVAPGARVLLVGDTDQLPPVDAGLPLLAITQAAPTVRLTTVYRQAAENPIIRAAHGLLNGQAPAWGDPRLGLTETEPDVGARRVALMVRELGGPGQVQVLTPMRKGPLGVETLNTHLQSLFNPGQGGVRIGDGEVRPGDVVVQTKNDYTNEVFNGTLGLALKIDGSRLTVDFDGNVVELAGAELFNLQLGYALTVHRAQGSEWGTVLGVLHEAHMPMLSRNLAYTALTRARERFYAVGSASAWQKAAGRQREERNTALLERIRER
- a CDS encoding MFS transporter, with amino-acid sequence MGVHGLRRTQRLGPEPAQREHRADAVLAPLAVGLADGDFHQPLLGCAVLAALLLPVVLVLRAVPTMPVPVEETAPGGRARLLLFGFVALFFTYVGLEGGVGSWEVTHLKDALDISTASAARLTALFWVSFTVGRLVSAALALQMPPARLVTGALVLAAVSLALATVPGAAPLAYTLAGLFLAPVFTTGLVWLTRTVPGRGATTLVFASAFLGPVLFSPVVGAFKDAYGSPAIPVTLLGITLLCLAVAAGPGRAVHTSRERAG
- a CDS encoding NAD(P)/FAD-dependent oxidoreductase, coding for MTPLPHSDILVIGGGPAGLHAAFYAGWRGLSVRVLEARGEVGGQLTALYPDKTVYDVPGSPRTRAADLVAALLAQLGPLGIDIRTGEVARSLRESGAGGWLVGTDRTQYAAGAVILAAGMGALLPREARIPGAETHPDVRTDLPNPGTFSGKRVLVVGGVPQATRAALELAEAGAEVTLTHRRAGFRGDRAGLARLEEARRSGQLRVLAPAVLERLTSKSAELTVNGQLQTVDAGTVFVLNGYLPDLSPLLMWPLGWDGEYVPGDAAGATTLPGVYVVGDLARSGDDFKLLSVAFAQAAITANHAAHHVRPELKVRPGHSSERGGYPARSREV
- a CDS encoding FAD-dependent oxidoreductase, producing the protein MTQPETTPETTFSPERPLRVAVIGSGPSGIYAAEALTKQATLPVEVDVFDRLPTPYGLVRYGVAPDHLTIKSVTKGFERVLSDPRVRFLGNVEFGTDLTYEEARVHYDALVYTVGASSDRRLGIPGEDLKGSMSATEFVAWYNGHPDAAARDMLLHASGVAVVGVGNVALDVSRILVKTVGELHSSDIAAHALDALKHSHVKDVWVLGRRGPVQAAFTTKELREFGELESADPIVKPVEIAVDPSTEAAITDNTRKKNLEVLRDFAGREPEGKERRIHLRFLVSPVEILDDGEGNVGGLKIERNRLDDQGNAVGTGEYETLPVQMVLRSIGYKGVPLPGVPFDERKGVIPNEEGRVTGRPGEYTAGWIKRGPSGVVGTNRKDAVDTVAHLLSDAQAGAFLPASQAGRETVDALLRGKGVNVYTFHDWQVLDAHELAQGQAVGRPRAKVVHKHEMLTHRRK
- a CDS encoding helix-turn-helix domain-containing protein; translated protein: MTHPNSSLTKTFVDTVTYRPGAVILYPGKSDMLYRVSSGLVRIHTMDDDGNGLTLRYVKPGEYFGEEALAGVNRAYFAEAVTDSTVDVINPALMTAEDNLVVTTHLVKTLERAYESIYRLVGKRLRARIAGELLELKDTALATQLGTGETMIYATHDELAAAVGSVRETVTKVVGELSREGVISAGYGKITLKNEKTLADIAAA